Genomic segment of Kibdelosporangium phytohabitans:
CCTCCGACACCGCGTACCGGCTGTACACAGCGGGGTCGGTGGGGAAGTTGCTGTCGGTGCACTGGATCGCGTTGAACGCCTCTGTCCGGTTGGACGTGTACGGCTCACGTTTCACCGCGGCGGCCCGTGTGGCGGCGGCGGTGTCCTTGGCGTCGTACAAACGCTGGTACAGCTTGGCGATGTCCGGCCACGAGCTGACCGTGGCGTAGTCCCACGCCACGTTCGAGATCCCCGACCACGTCCATGTTTCCGGCCCGTCGTCGCCCTCGATGGTGATCGGGCCGCGCCGGGCGCGTTCGGCGATCGCCGCGTACTTGGCCTTCGGGTCGCCGCCGGAGAACGCGCACTTCGGGCCGCTGCCCGCGCACAGCCGCAGGAACTGCTCGTGCGTCTCGGCGATCCCGCGTGCCACGTCCTGCCTGGTGTCCAGCGGGACGGTGGTGCCGCTGCCGCCGTGGCCGACCGCGTTGCCGTGGAAGTCCATCGATCCGTCGAACACCATCGCCCTGATCCGGTTCGGGAACAGGTTGGCGTAGACGGCGCCGAGATGCGTGCCGTAGGAGATGCCGTGGTAGCTGATCTTCTCCTCGCCGACCGCCCGGCGCAGCAGATCCAGATCGCGCGCGGTGTTCGCCGTCGAGGCGTGCCGCTGGATCGGACCGGCCTTGCGCGCACAGCGGCCGGCCAGTTCCGCGGACTTCGCGTAGAACGGCGACTCACCCGCGGGGGTGACCGGCATTTCGGGGAATTCTCCGAAGAACTCCTGCTGCTCGGCGAGCGTGTCGAAGCACCGGACAGCCGCACTGCCGGCAATCCCGCGCGGATCCCACGACACCAGATCGAAGCGGGAACGCAACTCGCCGGAGAACAGCCATGGCCATTTGGCCCGTTCCCTGAGCCGTTGCAAACCACCGGCACCGGGCCCGCCGAAGTTCACGAACAGCGAACCGATCCGTTTGGCCTGATCGCTCGCGGGTAACCGGATGACAGCGAGACCAATCCTCGAACCGAACGGCTTGTCGTGGTCCAACGGCACCGAGAGCGTGGAGCACTGAAAACCGTCGGCACAGTCCGACCAGGTCAGCGTGGGTTCAGTGGCCGGCGGCGGCTCGGCGGCGGCAATCGGAACCATGGAACAGATGGTCGCGACAGCGCTCGCCACAACGGCGAAACGCGCCACGACACCCCCAGAAGTCATGCGCACGGTGAGCCATCCTTCCACCTTGCAGGAATCGCGCGCGAGCACTCCGCGTCACTGGACGCGGGTAGACTCGGCCAAGGGCTCTGGTGATCGGGAAAGATCAATTTTTCCGACCTGGTGGCGCACTTGGTGATGGACGGTCTACGCTCTGCCTCGAAGGCCTTGGCCTTGGTGTCCACCTGGGCACCATTTCGAACTTGGCGCTCGTGAGAGCGTCACAGAGGCCGCCGGACACCTCCCCCCTCGGTCCGGCGGAGCTCCGCTGCGGCGGGCGCGAGCCCAGCCGCAGCGGAGCGTCCAAGCCTCCTGTCAACCCACCTTCCCGCCCCGGGTGTTCGCTATTCACGAGCGTCCACTGGAGTGGACGCTCGTGCTCGGTGGCAC
This window contains:
- a CDS encoding alpha/beta hydrolase, with the translated sequence MVPIAAAEPPPATEPTLTWSDCADGFQCSTLSVPLDHDKPFGSRIGLAVIRLPASDQAKRIGSLFVNFGGPGAGGLQRLRERAKWPWLFSGELRSRFDLVSWDPRGIAGSAAVRCFDTLAEQQEFFGEFPEMPVTPAGESPFYAKSAELAGRCARKAGPIQRHASTANTARDLDLLRRAVGEEKISYHGISYGTHLGAVYANLFPNRIRAMVFDGSMDFHGNAVGHGGSGTTVPLDTRQDVARGIAETHEQFLRLCAGSGPKCAFSGGDPKAKYAAIAERARRGPITIEGDDGPETWTWSGISNVAWDYATVSSWPDIAKLYQRLYDAKDTAAATRAAAVKREPYTSNRTEAFNAIQCTDSNFPTDPAVYSRYAVSEDKRIPYFGRLAVFDMMSCAYWQAKDTDRYTGPWNRWTSAEILVINNRYDPSTPLHGARDGARELARARVFVTEGYGHSSMLAPSTCTEQIKREYLVSGTFPAAGKVCSLDANPFG